Genomic segment of Candidatus Cloacimonadota bacterium:
GAACATGCCGAAGCTGCCGAAGAAATGGAAATTTCGCGTTCAACTTTTACCCGCTTGATCGAAAGAGCCAGAAAAAAATTATCTGCTTTCCTGATCGAGGGTAAAATGCTGGTAATCGAAGGAGGTAACATCCATTTCAGAGGTAATCTTCTCAAGTGTTTTAATTGCGGACATATCTTCAACTCCCAATTTGAAGAAGGTTTGATCAGATGCCCGGTATGTGGTTCGACTAATTTATTCGATTATGCCGGGGAATTTGGTCATGGTAGATGTTGTCGAGGAAGAAATCGAAAAGGAAGGAGGTGATATTATGCCAGGTGGTGATAGAACAGGTCCGGATGGAAGAGGACCGAGAACCGGTCGCGGTTTAGGTAAAGCGAGCGGTAACGAATCGGGCAGAGGAAGAGGTAGCGGTCAGGGACGAGGAAGAGATTCACGATATCCTCAGAATCCGAGAAATGACCGTGGTCGAAGAAGGTAAAAATAATCCGAAACTTGTCCCAAGTTCCGGCATCTCCGTTGGAGAATATGAATCTTGGGATAAGGTGACCGTGCTTTCATTAGCGACTTAACACAAGACCTTCGGTTTGTGTCAAGTCTTGAAAAGACGGAAATGATTTAAAAGGAGGTTATGATGCCAAGAGGTGATCGAACAGGTCCTGACGGAATGGGACCAATGACAGGAAGAGGATTGGGTTATTGTGCAGGTTATGATAGCCCGGGATTTACCAGAGGATTACCACGAGGAGGAGCAGGATACGGAAGAGGATTCGGTCGTGGTTTTGGAAGAGGATATGGCAGAGGATTTGGTGGTGGATATAGAAATCGTAACAGAGCTTATTTCAATGAATATGGAACTCCACCAGCTGATTATTATCCTGATGTTTCCGAAAAAACTTTGATCGAGAATGATATGAAAATCCTGAAAGAACAACTGAAATCTATGGAAAAAAGATTGTCCGAACTTACCTCGGGAAAAGAAGAAAAATAATCCAGAAAACAGGTGGTAGATTTCTATCACCTGTTTTTCTTCTTCATTTTAGTATCAGATTTTCATAGTTTTTTATTTACCATCGATAACAACGCATAGTATAGTCTTTTTAAGTGATTAAATCATAAGAGTTATTATGAAGGGAAGAGATGGAACCGGGCCTGATGGAATGGGTCCAAAATTTGGACGAGGTTTCCGAAATAGAGGAGGAAAAAGAATTTCTTCTTCCGGAACTATTTGGGGAACGATCTTGACTGCTATTACCGGAACTTTGATTAAAGATCTAACAAGTCCGAACAGTAAAGTCAAGCTTCTGATAAATAAATTTTTGAAATCAAAAAAAATAAGTTATAATAATACTCAAGAAAGAAAGGTTATCAAACCTGAATATGAAATAATAGAAGAGGAAAAGAAAAATGGAGAAAAGTAATGTAGATTTACACGAGGTCAACATCAACAAGGATGCTGAAAAGAAGATCCGGGAAGAAAAACAATTACAGGAAAACATCGATCGGATCAAGCACAAACTGATCGTTATCAGCGGAAAAGGTGGAGTCGGGAAAAGCACTGTATCCGTAAATTTGGCTTATGGATTGGCTCTCTCAGGAAAGAAAGTTGGAATTCTCGATATCGATATTCACGGTCCATCGATTGCAAAAATGCTGGGAATCGAAGGTCAGAGACTTGGATTTTCCAATCAATCCAAAAGACCTACACCAATCAAGGTTCATGAAAATCTTTATGCAATGACGATCGCAACTTTATTACAAAGCGTTGATGATCCTGTGATCTGGAGAGGTCCTCTGAAAATGGGAGTGATCAAACAATTTCTGCAGGACATCGAATGGCCCGAACTGGATTATCTGATTGTTGACAGTCCTCCCGGAACAGGTGACGAACCATTATCTATTGTTCAAATCCTGAAAAAAGTCGATGGATCTTTAATAGTTTCCACTCCGCAGGATGTTGCCTTTCTGGACGCTCGTAAAACCATCAGGTTTTCCGAAAAAATGTCAGTTCCGGTTGTTGGAATTATTGAAAATATGAGTGGTTTTACATGTCCTCATTGCGGAGAAAAAGTCGATATTTTCCCTGGCAAAGGAGCAGCTAAAGCAGCTCTCGATTTTAAAGTTGATATTCTGGGAAAAATTCCGATCGATGTAAATATCGTGGAATCCAGTGATTCCGGAAAAGCGTATATCAAAGATTTCAGCGATCTTTCCGGAGCTAAGGAAATGAAAAGTATCGTTAATAAAATTATTGAAAAAGTGGAGAAAAAATGAATAAGAAAATTGCGATCCCAACAGAAAACGGAAAGTTA
This window contains:
- a CDS encoding DUF134 domain-containing protein; translated protein: MSRPKKERMVFQPPLFTRFKPVSVRGRNIDQIKLNLDEFEAIRLTDFLGKEHAEAAEEMEISRSTFTRLIERARKKLSAFLIEGKMLVIEGGNIHFRGNLLKCFNCGHIFNSQFEEGLIRCPVCGSTNLFDYAGEFGHGRCCRGRNRKGRR
- a CDS encoding cytoplasmic protein; this encodes MPGGDRTGPDGRGPRTGRGLGKASGNESGRGRGSGQGRGRDSRYPQNPRNDRGRRR
- a CDS encoding ATP-binding protein; this encodes MEKSNVDLHEVNINKDAEKKIREEKQLQENIDRIKHKLIVISGKGGVGKSTVSVNLAYGLALSGKKVGILDIDIHGPSIAKMLGIEGQRLGFSNQSKRPTPIKVHENLYAMTIATLLQSVDDPVIWRGPLKMGVIKQFLQDIEWPELDYLIVDSPPGTGDEPLSIVQILKKVDGSLIVSTPQDVAFLDARKTIRFSEKMSVPVVGIIENMSGFTCPHCGEKVDIFPGKGAAKAALDFKVDILGKIPIDVNIVESSDSGKAYIKDFSDLSGAKEMKSIVNKIIEKVEKK